Proteins from one Vanessa atalanta chromosome 15, ilVanAtal1.2, whole genome shotgun sequence genomic window:
- the LOC125069388 gene encoding maternal protein tudor-like isoform X2 has translation MALPAEAQRSFRLYVTHVDGEGLFLKISGQLDQQSSLMVESLFETARNNLEQGVGVVPPTAIHEGVICAAKYKDGTYYRAKIINVTNLATGLVGVHFIDYGNKDIISLSTIRFLDSYDPMFLQLRGQATDYYLSRVMHPSGRWDEPLLLKLQSLLCYAEYPATVEAQTMSLPIISIQFKGNDLSTHLVSKRFGVALPVPKQEVLLLQMADNQHGTSWSPTLLTDTAPFTEHVPFLINQNFPNPASAMRLNQNVTVPFNGAPVNSGVGQRLLVNRASRNMVNLRAPVRQLQNAQTSAPLALPTTPPSVSTITNKSPSPKKSITYKSRLLEVNSQHKVFVSFAEEGPELFAVQLVSDAKKLQDMMDDINRRPHSSLTEPPMIGTVCLGRMSGDRIICRAIVMNLSGSQCKLFFVDFGDTEMVSYYDIFDIPEEFVKPNVFAMRFCLSGVKKLQKSPHLNEAFKQLVNGKVLTLRVVSPEGPPLIQYGELFLDNKSIIELLMANMKDKLQFKWMEMLPLGSKQSVLVSYVDSCIKFYVQLSDKIDDLKAVMGAVKNHCENTSSPGELTVGSVCCARFPDDDNWYRAMVMETSGNKVVVAYVDYGNEQQVDISDLRTITPELTRLPAQAMKCALKGFENRPIETKTSNQLEMLALEKTLMAHIGGVLSNDTMLVTLIDDTVTPPLDVARKMNQLSQPRSNTIEAKATTPVRKDAPEPFSSPESSVPDDSRKRSFKREKSFKDERRRDGEEFSQRGSSFRGRDQKEGFERSGAGRHSEKYGSKPERGERRGPPRPRENNAPPPTNNEDDWEENAQTMPPPARPNRDNARESDNRFTQDENHRTDDRGNRNFRPERRDNRGERRDNWGDKKDNWNQKRDNRNERGERYDRGERHDRGERVGRSNFSPRERAERNDRSFASDGDKRSERSFRSQDSGRERNGRAPPYKPRGKFSQVQYKELTKPLPLETPFIEPSVEIGSQHEVSVTWIISPENFYTQILSLQPKFLEMMHMIPELYKGVKSYSGNVPVGASVLARYPSDGVLYRATIVSVQPFSKFIVRYVDFGNKQLVDAKDIWQMEEQLMELPKMAVHCSLSGVGPKDGDWKANPEIDLCFNAPRYQCVFQECVEDQYKVSLWNNGASVADLLVEKQLAIMSENQSSVTLKDEAIDLTIIVGQQILCRVTHVESFDKFFVQLDLDKADLVESAIASFDEAKLTPLTAESLLDGVHCTVKHDNKVYRAILNDVSDTDNIVAILPDYGNSITTTLDKLMILPTELSVYYYQSLRCCLNNYTKDSKTLISLDDLKKTLTGNKFIIFVNNVEEISLISTLYDGLTGHKIAIFEPDDGAYDEVVPLCTRAVFNYNFGNAYLSHIENLNEFYLQKSSDGDKIAQLLEDLYKFYEEGTPEALTEFEADALCAAKSSDGNWYRGTILSSSETEVKVQFPDYGNSETVSKESLKKLDSKFFEPCSLALVASLGLVSLQDDTISKLLEWTTEKEIQVTLAFGNDGWLANLHLDGVDLSIKLINEKLAAPQIASDETPQEPTTEVPVEEPISLPEGCTQVYISHIDTPGHFWLQMLNKVDKIEEIQAELQSNADSYTDIETREMGTICVAKYLADDQWYRAEILDSDSDITTIRFIDYGNTDVLDNQPGLLKIIPEHLKEIERYAIKSSVNAIPTGTGQWTEPASDYFTQLVGDVSSPVDALIVLKDVTTYVDIFVNGQNVTDKLVSEGHATRSEETECGDLPSCFASHVNSPSEFWIQLETAAPELQSMEAAMIDAENFPELTEKEEGVLCAAKYPEDGAWYRAQVIVDGSEGTEVLFMDYGNASIANELRSLPDELKVKPALSRKCALQKPRDVKTWSRKSEIKFNDLAAEGATIFNVQFIASGDISIVELYLEGKSVTEELVGLCEEHPASERPTPVGQDLNANGKICYVNSLDEFYVHLDDSISNLDKITEKLREGEEFEPITELKVGSICAAFWDEDQQWYRSKILEFCDTGYHVQFIDYGNKAKCEKFRQLPEDIAIIEPLGKCCRLAGFTDDVSNESAKSKLDDLVAELVTFQIEFLDSLKEPSLVRLLLNGTDLSSVLKSDSPDIADEADLVDEKAIDAPSNQNHSEDLNSSQQDLNESISSSNTIIENKSYEEEKDNLNESIKSSESSKNQTLTPEKNISTLETSNEASTIPEKVDSLAAMTTDTNNISEEGQDKISKDAVSPEKKIESKDDQNVE, from the exons ATGGCTCTACCTGCAGAAGCTCAAAGATCTTTCAGACTTTACGTGACCCATGTGGATGGTGAAGGTCTTTTTCTGAAGATAAGTGGTCAGCTAGATCAACAATCTTCCCTGATGGTCGAAAGCTTATTTGAAACCGCTCGAAATAATTTAGAACAGGGCGTAGGAGTGGTACCACCAACAGCTATCCACGAAGGTGTAATTTGTGCCGCCAAGTATAAAGATGGAACCTATTATAGagcaaaaattattaatgtgaCGAATCTCGCTACCGGTTTAGTGGGAGTGCACTTCATTGATTACGGTAACAAAGACATTATTTCATTAAGTACTATACGCTTCTTAGATAGTTATGATCCTATGTTTTTACAATTACGAGGCCAAGCCACGGACTACTATTTATCTCGTGTCATGCATCCGTCTGGAAGATGGGACGAACCTTTACTTCTAAAACTTCAGAGTTTGCTCTGCTACGCTGAATACCCTGCGACAGTTGAGGCTCAAACAATGTCATTACCAATTatatcaatacaatttaaagGGAATGACTTATCGACACATCTTGTATCTAAAAGGTTTGGAGTTGCATTACCGGTACCCAAACAAGAAGTTCTGCTGTTGCAAATGGCTGACAATCAGCATGGAACAAGCTGGTCACCAACCTTGTTGACTGACACTGCACCTTTTACGGAACATGTCCCATTCTTAATTAATCAAAACTTCCCTAACCCTGCGTCTGCTATGCGTTTGAATCAAAATGTAACAGTACCATTTAATGGTGCCCCTGTTAACTCTGGGGTGGGCCAGAGATTACTAGTCAACAGAGCCTCAAGGAACATGGTGAATCTAAGAGCCCCAGTACGTCAACTACAAAATGCTCAAACTTCAGCTCCATTAGCTTTACCTACTACACCACCATCAGTATctacaataacaaacaaatcaCCGTCTCCTAAGAAATCTATAACTTACAAGAGTAGACTTCTTGAAGTTAATTCACAGCACAAAGTATTTGTATCTTTTGCTGAAGAAGGCCCTGAGCTATTTGCTGTTCAACTTGTATCAGATGCAAAAAAATTGCAAGACATGATGGATGATATAAATAGAAGGCCACACAGTAGCCTCACAGAGCCTCCTATGATTGGAACAGTGTGTCTTGGTAGAATGTCTGGAGATCGTATAATTTGCAGAGCAATTGTAATGAATTTGTCTGGATCTCAGTGTAAATTATTCTTTGTGGACTTTGGAGATACAGAAATGGTGTCATACtatgatatttttgatattcCTGAGGAGTTTGTTAAGCCAAATGTTTTTGCTATGCGTTTTTGTTTATCTGGTGTAAAGAAGTTACAGAAAAGCCCGCATTTGAATGAGGCATTTAAGCAACTAGTTAATGGTAAGGTTTTGACTTTAAGAGTAGTGTCACCGGAAGGACCACCGTTGATTCAGTACGGAGAGCTGTTTTTGGACAACAAAAGTATAATAGAATTGTTAATGGCAAATATGAAAGATAAATTGCAATTTAAGTGGATGGAGATGCTGCCATTAGGGAGTAAACAATCAGTATTAGTGTCATATgtagatagttgtataaaattctaTGTACAATTGTCTGACAAAATTGATGATCTTAAGGCTGTCATGGGTGCTGTTAAAAACCACTGTGAAAATACTTCATCACCAGGAGAGCTAACCGTGGGTTCTGTATGCTGTGCAAGGTTTCCTGATGATGATAACTGGTACAGAGCAATGGTTATGGAAACTTCAGGGAACAAAGTTGTTGTTGCCTATGTGGACTATGGTAATGAGCAACAAGTCGACATCTCAGACTTAAGAACAATTACACCGGAGTTGACAAGACTGCCTGCACAAGCCATGAAATGTGCGCTTAAA GGGTTTGAAAACAGACCGATAGAAACCAAGACATCGAACCAATTGGAAATGTTAGCTTTAGAGAAAACTCTAATGGCACACATCGGTGGTGTTTTGTCCAATGACACTATGCTTGTTACTTTGATTGATGACACTGTTACCCCACCACTGGATGTGGCTAGAAAAATGAACCAGCTGTCTCAACCAAGAAGCAACACAATTGAG GCTAAAGCGACAACACCGGTACGTAAAGATGCTCCAGAACCATTCAGTTCTCCGGAGAGTAGTGTTCCTGACGACAGTAGGAAAAGAAGTTTCAAGCGCGAAAAGAGCTTCAAAGATGAGAGACGTAGGGATGGAGAGGAATTCAGTCAAAGAGGAAGCAGCTTCCGTGGACG AGATCAAAAGGAGGGCTTCGAGAGATCAGGCGCGGGACGTCACAGTGAAAAATACGGCTCGAAGCCCGAAAGAGGCGAAag ACGTGGTCCACCGAGACCTCGTGAAAACAACGCTCCGCCTCCCACGAATAACGAAGATGACTGGGAAGAAAACGCTCAGACCATGCCTCCGCCGGCAAGGCCCAACAGAGACAACGCGAGGGAAAG TGATAATAGATTCACTCAAGATGAAAACCACAGGACTGATGATCGCGGCAATCGAAACTTTAGACCCGAGAGAAGGGACAATCGAGGTGAGAGACGTGATAATTGGGGTGACAAGAAAGATAACTGGAACCAAAAGCGAGATAACAGAAACGAAAGAGGAGAAAGATACGATAGAGGCGAAAGGCATGACAGAGGAGAGCGAGTAGGCAGAAGTAATTTCTCGCCACGAGAGCGAGCTGAAAGAAATGACCGTTCATTTGCTTCCGACGGTGACAAAAGATCCGAAAGGAGCTTCCGGTCTCAAGATAGCGGAAGAGAACGTAACGGCCGAGCACCGCCATACAAACCTCGGGGCAAGTTTAGTCAAGTTCAATACAAAGAATTAACCAAACCGCTACCCCTAGAGACACCGTTTATTGAACCGTCCGTCGAAATAGGATCACAGCATGAAGTGTCCGTCACGTGGATAATCTCACCAGAAAATTTTTACACACAAATATTATCGTTACAACCTAAATTTTTAGAAATGATGCACATGATTCCCGAATTATATAAAGGAGTTAAGTCTTATTCTGGAAACGTCCCAGTTGGTGCGTCGGTATTAGCTCGATACCCGTCTGATGGTGTACTCTATAGAGCAACAATAGTCTCAGTCCAGCCGTTCTCAAAGTTCATAGTTCGTTACGTGGACTTTGGTAACAAGCAACTCGTGGATGCAAAAGATATTTGGCAAATGGAGGAACAATTGATGGAGCTTCCAAAGATGGCTGTTCATTGTTCTCTGTCTGGTGTAGGCCCTAAGGATGGCGATTGGAAGGCAAATCCAGAAATAGATCTTTGTTTCAACGCCCCACGTTACCAGTGCGTGTTCCAAGAATGTGTAGAAGATCAGTACAAGGTATCTCTATGGAACAATGGCGCTAGTGTAGCCGATCTACTCGTTGAAAAGCAGCTAGCTATTATGTCGGAAAATCAATCGTCGGTCACTTTGAAAG ATGAGGCAATTGACTTGACAATCATTGTTGGGCAACAAATACTATGCAGGGTGACACACGTGGAATCGTTCGATAAATTTTTCGTTCAACTTGATTTGGATAAAGCTGACTTGGTTGAAAGTGCCATAGCCAGCTTCGATGAGGCTAAG TTAACGCCTCTGACTGCTGAGAGTCTTCTAGACGGAGTCCATTGTACAGTTAAACATGACAATAAAGTATATCGCGCAATACTTAACGATGTCTCGGATACCGACAATATAGTAGCTATTTTACCAGATTACGGGAATTCTATTACTACCACTTTGGATaag ctaATGATACTACCAACGGAACTGAGTGTTTACTATTATCAATCTCTACGATGCtgtctaaataattatacaaaagacTCGAAAACTTTAATATCTCTTGATGACCTGAAGAAAACACTGACTGGAAAcaagtttataatattcgttaatAACGTTGAAGAGATCTC gtTGATTTCAACATTGTATGACGGATTAACTGGTCATAAGATAGCAATATTCGAGCCGGATGATGGAGCTTATGATGAAGTAGTGCCCCTGTGTACGAGAGCCGTGTTCAATTACAATTTCGGAAACGCCTATTTGTCACATATAGAAAATCTTAAcgaattttatttgcaaaaatcTTCCGATGGTGATAAGATTGCTCAACTCTTAGAAGATTTATACAAATTCTACGAAGAAG GTACACCTGAGGCTCTAACTGAATTTGAAGCAGATGCATTATGCGCAGCTAAATCATCTGACGGTAACTGGTATAGAGGAACTATACTTAGCTCATCTGAGACTGAAGTGAAAGTACAATTCCCAGACTATGGTAACTCGGAAACGGTGTCTAAAGAATCGCTCAAAAAACTCGATTCTAAATTCTTTGAACCGTGTTCTTTAGCTCTAGTCGCTAGCTTGGGTCTTGTGTCTCTACAGGATGATACTATTAGTAAGCTACTAGAATGGACAACTGAAAAAGAAATTCAGGTCACTCTTGCATTTGGTAATGATGGATGGCTTGCAAATCTACACTTAGACGGTGTCGATCTttctataaaactaattaatgaaAAGTTAGCTGCCCCTCAGATCGCTTCTGATGAAACTCCCCAAGAACCCACAACCGAAGTTCCTGTCGAAGAGCCAATTTCACTACCGGAAGGTTGTACACAAGTTTACATTAGTCATATTGATACACCTGGACACTTTTGGttacaaatgttaaataaagtaGACAAAATAGAAGAAATCCAAGCAGAATTGCAAAGTAATGCAGATAGTTACACCGATATTGAAACCAGAGAAATGGGGACAATATGTGTTGCTAAATATTTAGCAGATGATCAATGGTACCGAGCAGAGATTCTCGATTCAGATTCGGATATAACAACCATTCGTTTTATTGACTATGGCAACACTGATGTTTTAGATAATCAGCCCGGATTACTAAAAATTATCCCAGAACATTTGAAAGAAATCGAACGATATGCCATTAAGTCTAGTGTAAATGCGATACCGACAGGAACTGGGCAATGGACGGAGCCGGCATCCGATTACTTTACACAGCTTGTTGGTGATGTATCGTCGCCTGTAGATGCACTGATCGTTCTTAAAGATGTCACAACTTATGTAGATATCTTCGTAAATGGCCAAAACGTAACCGATAAATTAGTTTCAGAAGGCCATGCTACTAGATCCGAGGAAACGGAATGCGGTGATTTACCTTCTTGTTTCGCTAGTCATGTTAATTCTCCGTCCGAATTTTGGATTCAACTTGAAACTGCAGCTCCAGAATTACAATCAATGGAGGCAGCGATGATTGATGCCGAAAACTTCCCTGAACTCACTGAAAAAGAAGAAGGCGTTTTGTGTGCTGCTAAATATCCTGAAGATGGTGCCTGGTACAGGGCACAAGTGATTGTTGACGGTTCTGAAGGCACAGAAGTGTTATTCATGGATTACGGAAATGCATCAATTGCAAACGAATTACGTAGTCTTCCTGATGAACTGAAAGTTAAACCGGCTCTTTCTAGAAAGTGTGCTCTACAAAAGCCTCGTGATGTAAAAACTTGGTCACGAAAATCTGAGATCAAATTTAATGATTTGGCTGCTGAAGGAGCCACTATTTTTAATGTACAGTTTATTGCCTCAGGTGACATTTCTATAGTAGAACTTTATCTGGAAGGGAAATCAGTTACTGAGGAGCTGGTTGGACTCTGTGAAGAACACCCAGCTTCTGAAAGACCTACTCCTGTAGGACAAGACTTGAATGCTAATGGAAAAATTTGTTATGTTAACTCTTTAGATGAGTTTTACGTACACTTAGATGACTCTATATCCAATCTTGATAAAATTACAGAGAAATTAAGGGAAGGTGAAGAATTCGAACCTATCACGGAGCTGAAAGTGGGCTCTATATGTGCTGCTTTCTGGGATGAAGACCAACAATGGTACAGATCTAAGATCTTAGAGTTTTGTGACACAGGATATCACGTGCAATTTATTGACTACGGCAACAAAGCTAAATGTGAAAAATTCAGACAATTACCTGAGGATATTGCAATTATTGAGCCATTGGGTAAATGTTGCCGTCTAGCTGGATTTACTGATGATGTTTCAAATGAATCCGCCAAATCAAAACTCGACGATTTAGTTGCTGAGCTAGTAACATTCCAAATAGAATTTTTAGATAGCCTCAAAGAACCATCTCTAGTAAGACTATTATTAAATGGTACAGACCTAAGCTCTGTACTTAAAAGTGATTCACCAGATATCGCCGACGAAGCCGATCTGGTAGATGAAAAAGCAATTGATGCACCTAGCAACCAGAATCATTCCGAAGACTTAAATTCGTCACAGCAAGACTTGAATGAAAGCATAAGTAGTAGTAACACaataatagaaaacaaatcATATGAAGAAGAGAAAGACAACTTAAATGAGAGTATTAAGTCCAGTGAATCAAGCAAGAATCAAACGCTAACACctgagaaaaatatttcaactctagAAACTTCTAATGAGGCATCAACAATACCTGAAAAGGTCGATTCTTTGGCAGCTATGACTACAGATACGAACAATATTAGTGAAGAAGGTCAAGATAAAATAAGCAAAGATGCAGTGTCTccggaaaaaaaaattgaatcaaaGGATGATCAAAacgttgaataa